CGCCGTTCTTCAAGGATACGAAAATCTCCTCATGAAGCACCGGTACCCTTGGGTCTTTCTTTATCTGACGGTTTCACCGGATTCTGTCGATGTGAATGTCCATCCAACGAAGGCCGAGGTTCGGTTTGCCAACTCCCAACAGGTGCATGAGTTGGTGAGGCAAAGTGTGCGGAAAAGTCTCTCTCCTTCTCCCTCACCCTCAATGGTTACAAAGGTCTCAGATTCCCTCTCCCGCCCTTCGGCTCCTTCGACGATGCTCAGGACAGGTTCGCTCAGGGCAGGCCAAGGGGAGCGGGTCCTCTTGCCAGTTGAGCCCTCTCCCTCCGACGGGAGAGGGGAGATAAAACCGATGTTATCGAGCCGGGTGAGGGTCATCGGCCAAGTTCATTCTACCTACTTGGTTTGTGAAGTCCCCGACAAACTAGTTCTGATCGACCAGCATGCCGCCCATGAACGGATTGGATTTGAGAAACTGAAGAGACAGTTCGAGGGAGGAGGGATTGAACGGCAGTCTTTGTTGATACCAAAAACCTTTGAGGTGAAACCTTCCGAGGCAGAAATCCTGAAGCTGTATGTAGAAGACCTTGAGCGGTTTGGATTTGAATTGGAACCGTTTGGTCGTTCCAGTTTTGTTTTAAGGGCGGTCCCGGCCCTTTTGTCTGACCGTGACTGTTCCGGCTTGATTGTTGATTTGATCGATTCTTTGCAAGCGGAGGGGAAGCTCGAGCCGCTGACAGAAAGGGCTCATCATGTTTTGGAGACGATCGCCTGTCACCGGCAGGTGAGGGCGGGCGATCAATTATCGACTCAAGAAATAGAAGCGTTGCTGAATCAGATGGGATCAACCGATTTTTCCTACAGTTGTCCTCACGGCCGTCCTTCGGTTCTGGAAGTTCCTTTTGATGAGATTGAGAAGTGGTTTAAGAGACGTCTTTAACCCAATCCACAGATGATAGTTGTTGAGGGGCTTAATTTCTTTTGTGGTATCCTCTCTTAAGGTAAGAGAGGGATCGAGAACTCAGCTAATTCAGCGAGAGGGTGAGTTATGGAAGTTACCATCATTTGCGGCCCAACAGCCGTCGGCAAAACGGCTTATGCTATTGAACAGGCCCTCCAGGCCCTCGAGCAGAACAGCGAAATCATTAGTGCCGATTCTGGCCAGGTTTATCGGGGACTCAATATTGGAACGGCAAAACCGAGCCGGGAAGAGCAGGCCAAGGTTCCTTTTCATTTAATTGATATCATTGATCCCTCCGAACGATTCAGCGCCGCCGGTTTTCGAACGTTCGCCCTGGAGAAGATTAAAGAAATAACCTCCCGAGGGAAAAGGCCGTTTGTCGTTGGTGGAACGGGTCTCTATATAAAGGTGTTGGAAGGGGGAATCTTTGAGGGGCCCTCGGCCGATCCAGATCTCCGAAGGAACTTAGAGGTTCGGATTCGGAATGAAGGGTTAGAATCTCTCTTTTCTGAGTTGGAGAGGAAGGATCCGGAAGCGGCCCGACAGATCGATCGGCATAACCGACAACGGCTCATTCGCGCGCTGGAGGTTTGTCTTTTAACAGGTGGGAAGATTTCGGAGTTTTGGAATCGGCATCGTAGCGGCGCAGCAAGCAGCGCCCCTACCTTTAAAAAAATTGGACTCACCCTTCCCAAAGAGGAATTAAACCGACGGATCA
This portion of the Deltaproteobacteria bacterium genome encodes:
- the miaA gene encoding tRNA (adenosine(37)-N6)-dimethylallyltransferase MiaA, whose protein sequence is MEVTIICGPTAVGKTAYAIEQALQALEQNSEIISADSGQVYRGLNIGTAKPSREEQAKVPFHLIDIIDPSERFSAAGFRTFALEKIKEITSRGKRPFVVGGTGLYIKVLEGGIFEGPSADPDLRRNLEVRIRNEGLESLFSELERKDPEAARQIDRHNRQRLIRALEVCLLTGGKISEFWNRHRSGAASSAPTFKKIGLTLPKEELNRRINERVRQMIRQGWIEETEWLLKEWGMDAPALQIIGYKEIRLYLTGKLGKDEAIERIKINTRQLAKRQRTWFKRDREIEWINP
- the mutL gene encoding DNA mismatch repair endonuclease MutL; protein product: MPKIQKLSESLIAKIAAGEVIERPYSVVKELVENSIDAGAKNIEIGIAEGGRKEIRVADDGCGMGRDQALLAIERHATSKLHTEEDLFKIQTLGFRGEALPSIAAVSMMTLESSGRGEAANRIEVEGGKVLQIASSARNGGTTITVNNLFFNTPARLKFMKSRETEFSHIARWVEQVALSHPEIGFVLTHRTGDIGSARRELQTQGRAETRERIGDLFGPEIEKSLRPISFGRAGIELCGYLADHQVTSTTPRTLFFFVNGRIVRDRTLQHAVLQGYENLLMKHRYPWVFLYLTVSPDSVDVNVHPTKAEVRFANSQQVHELVRQSVRKSLSPSPSPSMVTKVSDSLSRPSAPSTMLRTGSLRAGQGERVLLPVEPSPSDGRGEIKPMLSSRVRVIGQVHSTYLVCEVPDKLVLIDQHAAHERIGFEKLKRQFEGGGIERQSLLIPKTFEVKPSEAEILKLYVEDLERFGFELEPFGRSSFVLRAVPALLSDRDCSGLIVDLIDSLQAEGKLEPLTERAHHVLETIACHRQVRAGDQLSTQEIEALLNQMGSTDFSYSCPHGRPSVLEVPFDEIEKWFKRRL